TGATCGCCGGCTTGTTGGGCTACCTGCTGGCGACCGGCTGGATGCTGCTGGCCAGTGATCTTGCCGAGTTCATCGCCGCCCGCGCGCTGCAGGGGCTGGGCGCGTGCTCGGCACTGGTGCTGGCGCGGGCGGTGGTCCGGGACGTGTGGCAGGCCCAGGCCGGTCCGGCCCTGGCGCTGACCGTGATCGGCATGCTCACCTCCATCGCCCTCGCCCCCATGCTCGGCGGCCTGCTGACCCTGGCCTGGGGTTGGCAGGCGCCGGTGCTGGCGGCCATGTCCGTCGGCGCGGTGGTCCTGCTGGCCGTGCTCTTCCTCTATAGAGAGAGCAATGCGCATCCAGACCCGCAGGCCGGGCGCCTGCTGAAGCTGGCCGGTGATTACCGGGACCTGCTGCGCGGGCGCTCGGTCCGCACCTTCGCCCTGACGCTGGCGTTTACCTATGGCGCGATGTTCTGTGTGATCGCCGGCTCGTCTAGCGCCTATATAAAGCTGCTCGGCATGAGCGCGGCGGAGTACGGCCTGACCTTCGGCGCCATCGTCTCCGGCCTGATCGCCGGCGCCCTGTTCACCCAGAGAAAGATTCTCCAGCTCGGCCCGCAGCGCATCGTTGCCATCGGCGTCGCCCTGGTGGCCGGCGGCGCGGCGCTGACGCTGCTGGTACACGGCCTGTTCGGCCTCTCGGTACTGGGCCTGTCGCTACCGCAGGTGCTGGTCACCGTGGGCGGCGGCATGGTGCTGCCGGCTTCGGTGGCCGGGGCGGTCATCCCCAACGCCCACCGCGCCGGGCTAGCGGCAGGCTTCATGGGCTTCGCGCAGATGGCGGGCGCCACCCTGGCTGGCGTCCTGCTCGGCCAGCTGCAGGACGGTACGTCCTGGCCTATGGTTCTTCTTCATGGCCTGTTCGCCACGGCGGCTTTCGCGGCCTTCCACCTGTTGAGCCGCGCGGCGGGTGCAGCCCCCGTGCCGGCCAATAGCTGACTCGAAGAGGAGTACTTCATGAGTGCATACGATGTGGTGGTAATCGGCGGCGGCCCCGGCGGTTACAACGCCGCCATACGCGCCGGGCAGCTGGGGCTCAAGGTCGCCTGTGTGGAGGGGCGCGAGACGCTCGGCGGCACCTGTCTGAATGTCGGCTGCATGCCGTCCAAGGCATTGCTGCACGCTTCGGAGCTGTATGAGGCGGCGGCCGGCAAGGAATTCGCCAGCCTCGGCATCGAGGTCAAGCCCGTGCTCAACCTGGCGCAGATGATGAAGCAGAAGGAGGAGAGCGTCGCCGCGCTGACCAAGGGCATCGAGTTCCTCTTCCGCAAGAACAAGGTCGACTGGATCAAGGGCTGGGGCAAGCTGGCCGGGGCAGGGCGGGTGCAGGTCACCATGGCCGATGGCAGCCTGAGCGAGCTGCAGGCCAAGGACATAGTGATCGCTACCGGCTCCGAGCCGACACCGCTGCCGAGCGTGACCATCGACAACCGGCGCATCCTCGATTCCACCGGGGCGCTGTCGTTGCCCGAGGTCCCCAGGCACCTGGTGGTGATCGGTGCGGGTGTTATCGGGCTGGAGCTGGGCTCGGTCTGGCGCCGCCTGGGCAGTGAGGTGACGGTGGTCGAGTACCTGGATCGTATCTGCCCCGGCCTGGATGAGGAGACGGCCAAGACCCTGCAGCGCGCGCTGAGCAAGCAAGGCATGAGCTTCCGGCTCGGCAGCAAGGTGGCCGGTGCGGTGGTCAAGGGTGAGAG
This DNA window, taken from Pseudomonas alcaligenes, encodes the following:
- a CDS encoding MFS transporter; the encoded protein is MPKPSKTLLLMLMTLTALGEISTQLLIPALGELEQGFASKPGASLAALSIFVAAFGLGQLVVGPLSDRLGRRPVLIAGLLGYLLATGWMLLASDLAEFIAARALQGLGACSALVLARAVVRDVWQAQAGPALALTVIGMLTSIALAPMLGGLLTLAWGWQAPVLAAMSVGAVVLLAVLFLYRESNAHPDPQAGRLLKLAGDYRDLLRGRSVRTFALTLAFTYGAMFCVIAGSSSAYIKLLGMSAAEYGLTFGAIVSGLIAGALFTQRKILQLGPQRIVAIGVALVAGGAALTLLVHGLFGLSVLGLSLPQVLVTVGGGMVLPASVAGAVIPNAHRAGLAAGFMGFAQMAGATLAGVLLGQLQDGTSWPMVLLHGLFATAAFAAFHLLSRAAGAAPVPANS
- the lpdA gene encoding dihydrolipoyl dehydrogenase codes for the protein MSAYDVVVIGGGPGGYNAAIRAGQLGLKVACVEGRETLGGTCLNVGCMPSKALLHASELYEAAAGKEFASLGIEVKPVLNLAQMMKQKEESVAALTKGIEFLFRKNKVDWIKGWGKLAGAGRVQVTMADGSLSELQAKDIVIATGSEPTPLPSVTIDNRRILDSTGALSLPEVPRHLVVIGAGVIGLELGSVWRRLGSEVTVVEYLDRICPGLDEETAKTLQRALSKQGMSFRLGSKVAGAVVKGESVELSVEPAAGGAAQVLEADYVLVAIGRRPYTQGLGLESVGLATDKRGMLANEHHKTSVPGIWVIGDVTSGLMLAHKAEDEAIACVEKIAGKAAEVNYGVIPNVIYTRPEVACVGRTEEQLKAEGRAYRVGKFPFTANSRAKINHETEGFVKVLADERTDEILGVHMVGPSVSEMIGEYCVAMEFAASSEDVALICHPHPTRSEALRQAAMGVEGWIMQA